From a single Mycolicibacterium moriokaense genomic region:
- a CDS encoding YaeQ family protein → MALSATVFKVELGVSDVDHGYYADHMLTVARHPSETDERMVVRLLAFGLRAHRLDDVDGELAFGPGLSTPGVPDLRLADYTGRILEWITVGQPDARVLGKAVSQADRVLLYPFSSGVATWWRNAGPRLAGLPNLSVLQIPHLPVQRLAQAVDRRVAARVMVMEGQVTMGLGDVDVSFTPEPLK, encoded by the coding sequence GTGGCTCTTTCGGCGACGGTCTTCAAGGTTGAACTCGGCGTCTCCGATGTCGACCACGGTTACTACGCCGATCACATGTTGACTGTGGCCCGTCATCCCAGTGAGACCGATGAGCGGATGGTGGTGCGGCTGTTGGCGTTTGGGCTGCGCGCGCATCGACTCGACGACGTCGACGGTGAGTTGGCGTTCGGGCCGGGACTGTCCACCCCCGGCGTACCGGACCTGCGCCTGGCTGACTACACGGGCCGGATCCTGGAGTGGATCACCGTCGGCCAGCCCGATGCACGCGTCCTGGGCAAGGCGGTCAGCCAGGCTGACCGGGTGCTGCTGTACCCCTTCTCATCCGGAGTGGCCACGTGGTGGCGCAACGCGGGACCCAGACTGGCGGGGCTGCCGAATTTGTCTGTGCTGCAGATTCCGCACCTGCCGGTGCAGCGGCTGGCCCAGGCGGTCGACCGGCGGGTCGCGGCACGGGTGATGGTGATGGAGGGTCAGGTCACGATGGGCCTGGGCGACGTCGACGTCAGCTTCACACCCGAGCCGCTGAAGTGA
- a CDS encoding SAM-dependent methyltransferase: protein MSSLRTHDDSWDIATSVGSTAVMVAAARAAETAKPDPLIRDPYAEVLVAGVGPGIWDFVRSDEFAAKVAEADAEVAAVLAHMGNYQAVRTHFFDAFFADAMAAGIRQVVILASGLDSRAYRLPWTEGTVVYEIDQPKVLEYKAERMAEHGAQPSAERHAVAIDLRQDWPAALRAGGFDADKPTAWLAEGLLMYLPAEAQDRLFEHITALSAPGSRVAAEAVGTRSDERRAEFRKKFVRIAAQFGIENAPDVADLMYNDPDRADVAQWLNEHGWQSSAVSSADEMRRLDRWVLPPEDSDRDQFSAFVTAEKSD, encoded by the coding sequence ATGAGCTCATTGCGTACGCATGACGACAGCTGGGACATCGCGACCAGCGTCGGCTCGACGGCCGTCATGGTGGCCGCGGCCCGCGCCGCCGAGACCGCCAAGCCCGACCCGCTGATCCGCGATCCGTATGCCGAGGTGCTGGTCGCCGGCGTCGGGCCGGGAATCTGGGATTTCGTGCGCAGCGACGAGTTCGCCGCCAAAGTCGCCGAGGCCGACGCCGAGGTCGCCGCAGTCCTCGCGCACATGGGCAACTACCAGGCCGTGCGGACCCACTTCTTCGACGCCTTCTTCGCCGACGCGATGGCGGCGGGCATCCGGCAGGTCGTGATCCTCGCGTCCGGCCTCGATTCACGCGCGTACCGCCTGCCGTGGACTGAGGGGACCGTCGTCTACGAGATCGACCAGCCCAAGGTGCTCGAATACAAGGCGGAAAGGATGGCCGAGCACGGTGCGCAACCGTCGGCCGAGCGCCACGCCGTGGCCATCGACCTCCGCCAGGACTGGCCCGCCGCCCTGCGTGCCGGCGGCTTCGACGCCGACAAGCCGACCGCGTGGCTGGCCGAGGGGCTGTTGATGTATCTGCCCGCCGAGGCCCAGGACAGGTTGTTCGAACACATCACCGCGCTGAGCGCCCCCGGTAGTCGGGTGGCGGCCGAGGCCGTCGGCACGCGGTCCGACGAGAGACGTGCGGAGTTCCGGAAGAAGTTCGTGCGCATCGCCGCGCAGTTCGGCATCGAGAATGCGCCCGATGTCGCTGATCTGATGTACAACGATCCGGACCGGGCCGACGTCGCGCAGTGGCTCAACGAGCATGGCTGGCAGTCGTCGGCGGTCAGCTCTGCCGACGAGATGCGCAGGCTCGACCGCTGGGTGCTGCCGCCGGAGGATTCCGACCGTGACCAGTTCTCGGCGTTCGTCACCGCCGAGAAGTCGGACTGA
- a CDS encoding SDR family NAD(P)-dependent oxidoreductase has protein sequence MPGVQDRVVVVTGAGGGLGREYALTLAKEGASVVVNDLGGARDGTGAGHNMADEVVKEIKDAGGRAVANYDSVAEPEGAENIIKTAIDEFGKVDGVVSNAGILRDGTFHKMTFENWDAVLKVHLYGGYNVIRAAWPHFRENSFGRVVVATSTSGLFGNFGQANYGAAKLGLVGLINTLAQEGAKYNIKTNAVAPVAATRMTQDILPPEVFEKLTPEYVAPVVTYLMTEEVPDTASVFIVGGGKVQRTALFQNEGITFTDVPSVEDIAAKWGEITDLSAAKRATFSLG, from the coding sequence ATGCCAGGAGTGCAGGACCGCGTCGTCGTCGTCACCGGGGCCGGAGGCGGACTCGGACGCGAGTACGCGTTGACGCTCGCCAAGGAGGGCGCCAGCGTCGTCGTCAACGACCTCGGTGGGGCCCGTGACGGCACCGGCGCCGGCCACAACATGGCCGACGAGGTGGTCAAGGAGATCAAGGACGCCGGTGGCCGCGCGGTCGCCAACTATGACTCGGTCGCGGAGCCCGAGGGCGCCGAGAACATCATCAAGACCGCCATCGACGAGTTCGGCAAGGTCGACGGCGTCGTGAGCAACGCGGGCATCCTGCGCGACGGCACCTTCCACAAGATGACGTTCGAGAACTGGGATGCCGTGCTCAAGGTTCACCTGTACGGCGGCTACAACGTGATCCGCGCGGCCTGGCCGCACTTCCGCGAGAACAGCTTCGGCCGCGTCGTGGTGGCCACCTCGACCAGCGGCCTGTTCGGCAACTTCGGTCAGGCCAACTACGGCGCCGCGAAGCTCGGTCTGGTCGGCCTGATCAACACGCTCGCCCAGGAGGGCGCGAAGTACAACATCAAGACCAACGCCGTCGCACCCGTCGCGGCCACCCGGATGACGCAGGACATCCTGCCGCCGGAGGTCTTCGAGAAGCTGACGCCGGAATACGTTGCGCCGGTGGTGACCTACCTGATGACCGAGGAAGTGCCGGACACCGCGTCGGTGTTCATCGTCGGCGGCGGCAAGGTGCAGCGCACCGCGCTGTTCCAGAACGAGGGCATCACGTTCACCGACGTGCCTTCGGTCGAGGATATCGCCGCCAAGTGGGGCGAGATCACCGATCTGTCCGCGGCGAAGCGCGCCACGTTCTCGCTCGGCTGA
- a CDS encoding tyrosine-protein phosphatase encodes MTPNPDALSGAWNFRDIAEETGIRPGRFFRSSELSGLDDAGRTALLDLGITDVADLRSAREVERHGTGAIPAGVEVHHLHFHEVTTVNGAAPHETAFQKMMTEKPDNEDITEAASRFMTEEYQRFPTLAGAQRAVRQVISLIGAGRPVITHCFAGKDRTGFTVATVLEAVGVDPDVVTADFLRSNAAVPRLREQILKSVRERIETDEEVTFVEARLTDAVLGVQPEYLEASRRTIVDTYGGIQPYLEAAGVTPEDVTRLRDALLA; translated from the coding sequence GTGACCCCGAATCCGGATGCCCTGTCGGGGGCGTGGAACTTCCGCGACATCGCTGAGGAGACCGGCATCCGGCCAGGCCGGTTCTTCCGCTCCAGTGAGTTGAGCGGGTTGGACGACGCGGGGCGGACCGCGCTGCTGGACCTCGGCATCACCGACGTGGCCGACCTGCGGTCAGCTCGCGAGGTGGAGCGTCACGGCACGGGCGCCATACCCGCCGGCGTCGAGGTGCACCACCTGCATTTCCACGAGGTCACCACCGTCAACGGCGCCGCTCCGCACGAGACGGCGTTCCAGAAGATGATGACCGAGAAGCCCGACAACGAGGACATCACCGAGGCCGCGTCGCGGTTCATGACCGAGGAGTACCAGCGGTTCCCGACGCTGGCCGGCGCGCAACGTGCAGTGCGGCAAGTCATTTCGCTGATCGGGGCGGGCCGCCCGGTGATCACGCACTGCTTCGCCGGTAAAGACAGGACGGGGTTCACCGTCGCGACGGTCCTCGAGGCCGTCGGCGTCGATCCCGATGTGGTGACCGCCGACTTCCTGCGCAGCAATGCGGCGGTGCCGCGGCTGCGGGAGCAGATCCTCAAGTCGGTCCGCGAACGCATCGAGACCGACGAGGAGGTCACCTTCGTCGAGGCCCGGCTGACCGACGCGGTACTCGGGGTGCAGCCCGAGTATCTGGAGGCGTCGCGGCGGACCATCGTCGACACCTACGGCGGCATCCAGCCCTACCTCGAAGCGGCGGGGGTGACCCCCGAAGACGTCACGCGACTGCGTGACGCGCTGTTGGCCTAA
- a CDS encoding nuclear transport factor 2 family protein, with protein sequence MTESRPPYPPFTAETAIQKVQAAEDAWNTRDPERVSLAYTVDSQWRNRDVHVVGRAQIVAFLTQKWQRELDYVLRKSLWDFHDNRIAVRFQYECHDADGQWYRSYGNELWEFNAEGLMSRREASINDVKIEASQRRYFGPRPESEYGVEIPLW encoded by the coding sequence ATGACCGAAAGCCGCCCGCCGTACCCGCCGTTCACCGCCGAGACAGCCATCCAGAAGGTCCAAGCCGCCGAAGATGCGTGGAACACCCGCGACCCCGAGCGCGTCAGCCTGGCGTACACAGTGGATTCGCAATGGCGCAACCGTGACGTACACGTCGTGGGCCGAGCGCAGATCGTCGCGTTCCTGACGCAGAAGTGGCAGCGCGAGTTGGACTACGTGCTGCGCAAGAGCCTGTGGGATTTCCACGACAACCGCATCGCCGTGCGGTTCCAGTACGAATGCCACGACGCCGACGGCCAGTGGTACCGCAGCTATGGCAACGAGTTGTGGGAGTTCAACGCCGAGGGCCTGATGTCGCGGCGGGAGGCGAGCATCAACGACGTGAAAATCGAAGCGTCACAGCGGCGGTACTTCGGGCCGCGGCCGGAGTCGGAATACGGGGTGGAGATTCCTCTTTGGTGA
- a CDS encoding methyltransferase domain-containing protein: MTDQHLPPALRRALDLLADPPANPDVSMGYLDLLGDRPTTDDDPPRNTGFIQAVWASGPGSFFYDNAQALARRFMGAWQLPVEWLSIPPGGVALDVGSGPGNITAQLARAAGPDGLGLGVDISEPMLARAVAAQAGPNVGFLRADAQQLPLRDETVDAAVSLAVLQLIPNPAQTLSEIVRVLRPGGRMAVMVPTAGVASPLFRALPATGARVFAEDEIGDILEDLGMAGVRAKTVGTFQWVRARRP, translated from the coding sequence GTGACCGATCAACACCTCCCGCCGGCCCTGCGCCGGGCCCTGGACCTGCTCGCCGATCCGCCGGCGAATCCCGACGTCAGCATGGGGTATCTGGATCTGCTGGGCGACCGGCCGACCACCGACGACGACCCGCCGCGCAACACCGGATTCATCCAGGCGGTGTGGGCGTCGGGTCCCGGGTCGTTCTTCTACGACAACGCGCAGGCCTTGGCGCGCAGATTCATGGGCGCATGGCAGCTGCCCGTCGAATGGTTGAGCATTCCGCCCGGCGGCGTGGCTCTGGACGTCGGCAGCGGCCCGGGAAACATCACCGCACAATTGGCGCGTGCCGCGGGGCCCGACGGCCTCGGGCTGGGCGTCGACATCTCCGAACCGATGCTGGCCCGCGCGGTCGCGGCCCAGGCGGGACCGAATGTCGGCTTCCTGCGCGCCGACGCGCAACAGCTGCCGCTTCGCGACGAGACCGTCGACGCGGCGGTCTCGCTGGCCGTGCTGCAGTTGATCCCGAATCCGGCGCAGACCCTGTCCGAGATCGTGCGGGTGCTGCGGCCGGGCGGGCGGATGGCCGTCATGGTGCCGACCGCGGGCGTGGCCAGCCCGCTGTTCCGGGCGCTGCCCGCCACCGGGGCGCGCGTCTTCGCCGAGGACGAGATCGGCGACATCCTCGAGGACCTCGGCATGGCCGGCGTCAGGGCGAAGACCGTCGGCACCTTCCAATGGGTGCGGGCGCGGCGGCCGTGA
- a CDS encoding DUF456 domain-containing protein: MGTAGIISVALAIAVGIVGIVVPLLPGTLLVFAAIAVWAVVENNVTGWVTLGVVAALLGVTALIKYTWPVKRMRAADVRPLSLVAGGALGIIGFFVIPVVGLVIGFVLGVYLAEVATRGDQRQAWASTKHAVKGVALSMGVELAGALLATVAWIVGVYLTP; this comes from the coding sequence GTGGGTACCGCCGGCATCATCTCAGTGGCGCTCGCCATCGCCGTCGGCATCGTCGGCATCGTGGTGCCCTTGCTGCCGGGCACACTGCTGGTGTTCGCCGCGATCGCGGTGTGGGCGGTCGTCGAGAACAACGTCACCGGCTGGGTGACGCTGGGGGTCGTGGCCGCGCTGCTCGGCGTGACCGCCTTGATCAAGTACACCTGGCCGGTGAAACGGATGCGGGCCGCCGATGTGCGCCCGCTGAGCCTGGTGGCGGGCGGGGCGCTCGGCATCATCGGTTTCTTCGTGATCCCGGTCGTCGGCCTGGTGATCGGCTTTGTGCTGGGCGTCTATCTGGCCGAGGTGGCCACCCGCGGGGACCAGCGACAGGCCTGGGCGTCGACCAAGCACGCCGTGAAGGGTGTGGCGCTGTCGATGGGTGTCGAGCTGGCCGGCGCGCTGCTTGCGACCGTCGCGTGGATAGTCGGGGTGTATCTGACCCCGTAG
- a CDS encoding TetR/AcrR family transcriptional regulator yields MASVVSREAYFETGLDVLSDLGYGGLKLAEVCNRLGVTTGSFYHYFTNWPAYTKDLVDYWVQERTVQMVEAVRSEPDPRRRIDILVYEGLRLPHGAEAAIRVWSSVDPQVHAIQAAVDQQRFDIVYESAHEILQNTRRAEVFARWAVYLLVGYEQSTLPHDTVALQWIAERLGVALDTDGFASVPGSD; encoded by the coding sequence ATGGCCAGCGTCGTTTCTCGAGAGGCCTACTTCGAGACTGGGCTCGATGTGCTGTCCGATCTCGGCTATGGGGGGCTCAAACTCGCCGAGGTGTGTAACCGCCTCGGTGTCACCACCGGTTCCTTCTATCACTACTTCACCAATTGGCCCGCCTACACCAAGGACCTGGTCGATTACTGGGTGCAGGAGCGGACCGTGCAGATGGTTGAGGCGGTGCGCAGCGAGCCGGATCCACGCCGCCGCATAGACATCCTGGTTTACGAGGGATTGCGGCTTCCGCACGGCGCCGAGGCGGCGATCCGGGTGTGGAGTTCGGTAGATCCGCAGGTTCACGCCATCCAGGCCGCCGTGGACCAACAACGCTTCGACATCGTCTACGAGTCGGCACACGAGATTCTGCAGAACACGCGGCGAGCCGAGGTCTTCGCACGATGGGCGGTGTACCTCCTGGTCGGTTACGAGCAGTCGACGCTGCCCCACGACACCGTGGCGTTGCAGTGGATCGCCGAACGGCTGGGGGTCGCGCTCGACACGGACGGGTTTGCCTCGGTGCCCGGCAGTGACTGA
- a CDS encoding NADPH:quinone oxidoreductase family protein — MKALVAQELSGPAGLAYTDVDDVVGNDDVVIVDVRAAGVSFPDLLLLRGEYQLRLEPPFIPGMEAAGVVVSAPYESEFKPGQRVTALTMMGGWAERVAVPPANLRSTPYELDDAEAVALLGNYQTMYFALARRAALRAGETVLVLGSAGGVGTAAIQIAKALGATVIAMVHRPQGTEFVKSLGADVVLPLTDGWLQAVKDHTGGRGVDVVVDPVGGDVFDDAIRALATEGRLLVLGFASGGGIPNVKVNRLLLRNVSVIGVGYGEFINRTPGAQSLFEFGVGELVKAGLRPPPPMRFPLSKGAEALQTLADGGVFGKVVLEP, encoded by the coding sequence GTGAAAGCGCTTGTCGCGCAGGAGCTTTCCGGACCAGCTGGGTTGGCTTACACCGACGTCGATGACGTCGTCGGCAATGACGATGTAGTCATCGTCGACGTTCGCGCCGCCGGTGTGAGCTTCCCGGACCTGCTGCTTTTGCGGGGTGAATACCAGCTGCGGTTGGAGCCACCGTTCATCCCCGGCATGGAGGCCGCGGGGGTGGTGGTGTCGGCGCCGTACGAATCGGAGTTCAAGCCGGGCCAGCGCGTCACCGCGCTGACGATGATGGGTGGCTGGGCGGAGCGCGTTGCGGTGCCGCCCGCCAACCTTCGATCGACGCCTTACGAACTCGACGACGCGGAAGCCGTCGCGCTGCTCGGCAACTACCAGACGATGTACTTCGCGCTCGCCCGCCGCGCCGCGCTGCGGGCCGGTGAGACCGTCCTCGTCCTCGGCTCGGCGGGTGGCGTCGGCACCGCGGCCATTCAGATTGCGAAGGCGTTGGGCGCCACCGTGATTGCGATGGTGCACCGTCCGCAGGGCACCGAGTTCGTGAAGTCGCTGGGCGCCGACGTTGTCCTCCCGCTGACCGACGGCTGGCTGCAGGCCGTCAAGGACCACACCGGCGGGCGCGGTGTGGACGTGGTCGTCGATCCCGTCGGCGGCGACGTGTTCGACGACGCGATCCGCGCGCTGGCGACCGAGGGACGGCTGCTCGTCCTCGGCTTCGCGTCCGGTGGCGGCATCCCGAACGTGAAGGTGAACAGGCTGCTGCTGCGCAATGTCTCGGTCATCGGGGTGGGCTACGGCGAGTTCATCAACCGCACTCCCGGCGCTCAGTCGCTCTTCGAATTCGGTGTCGGTGAACTGGTGAAGGCCGGCCTGCGTCCGCCTCCGCCGATGCGCTTCCCCCTGTCGAAGGGCGCCGAGGCGCTGCAGACCCTGGCCGACGGCGGCGTGTTCGGCAAGGTAGTGCTGGAGCCGTAA
- a CDS encoding aldehyde dehydrogenase family protein translates to MTTESVAPETTAANTPDIPGTVRRLRETFASGRTRSVEWRKQQLQAIARLMSENEGAIMEALDKDLGRSPFEAYLADIASTVGEAKDAAKNVKKWMRRRYRLLEMSQLPGRGWVEYEPYGTVLIIGAWNFPFVLTLGPAVGAIAAGNTVVLKPSEVCPASSALMAELVPRYLDNDAIAVIEGDGAVSQELIAQGFDHICFTGGTEIGRKVYEAAAPHLTPVTLELGGKSPVIVAADADIEVAAKRIAWTKLINSGQICIAPDYVLADAKIRDQLVDGIKKAVTTFEAENKIGGKRIVNERHFARLTGSLAATKGNVVVGGGSDASNITIEPTVVVDPDPAEPLMTDEIFGPILPVMTVQSLDDAISFVNSRPKPLAAYLFTKTKSIRERVIKEVTAGGMVVNHLLFQFSTNKLPFGGVGPSGTGAYHGKYGFEQFSHKKTVMTKPTRPDLGAMIYPPYTEKALKLAKRLF, encoded by the coding sequence ATGACCACAGAATCCGTCGCGCCCGAAACCACCGCGGCAAACACCCCAGACATCCCCGGCACTGTGCGCAGGCTGCGCGAGACGTTCGCGTCCGGCCGCACGCGCAGCGTCGAATGGCGTAAACAACAGCTCCAAGCCATCGCGAGGCTGATGAGCGAGAACGAGGGCGCCATCATGGAGGCCCTCGACAAGGACCTCGGGCGCAGCCCGTTCGAGGCGTACCTCGCTGACATCGCCAGCACCGTGGGTGAGGCGAAGGACGCCGCCAAGAACGTCAAGAAGTGGATGCGTCGCCGCTACCGGCTGCTGGAGATGTCGCAGCTGCCCGGCCGCGGCTGGGTCGAGTACGAGCCGTACGGCACCGTGCTGATCATCGGCGCGTGGAACTTCCCGTTTGTGCTGACGCTCGGTCCCGCCGTCGGCGCCATCGCGGCGGGCAACACCGTCGTGCTCAAGCCGTCCGAGGTGTGCCCGGCATCGTCGGCCCTGATGGCCGAGCTCGTGCCGCGCTATCTCGACAACGATGCGATCGCCGTGATCGAGGGCGACGGCGCAGTCAGCCAGGAGCTCATCGCCCAGGGCTTCGACCACATCTGCTTCACCGGCGGCACCGAGATCGGCCGCAAGGTGTACGAGGCGGCTGCACCGCATCTGACGCCGGTCACCCTCGAACTGGGCGGCAAGAGCCCGGTCATCGTGGCCGCGGATGCGGACATCGAGGTGGCTGCCAAGCGCATCGCGTGGACCAAGCTGATCAACTCCGGCCAGATCTGCATCGCGCCCGACTACGTGCTCGCCGACGCCAAGATCCGCGACCAGCTCGTCGATGGGATCAAGAAGGCCGTGACGACTTTCGAGGCCGAGAACAAGATCGGCGGAAAGCGCATCGTCAACGAGCGCCACTTCGCCCGACTCACCGGGTCGCTGGCCGCGACCAAGGGCAACGTCGTCGTCGGCGGTGGTTCCGATGCCTCCAACATCACGATCGAGCCCACCGTCGTGGTGGACCCCGATCCGGCTGAGCCGCTGATGACCGATGAGATCTTCGGCCCGATCCTGCCGGTGATGACGGTCCAATCCCTCGACGACGCAATCAGTTTCGTCAACTCGCGACCCAAGCCGCTGGCCGCCTACCTGTTCACCAAGACCAAGAGCATCCGCGAGCGGGTCATCAAGGAGGTCACGGCGGGCGGCATGGTGGTCAACCATCTGCTCTTCCAGTTCTCGACGAACAAGCTGCCGTTCGGCGGGGTCGGTCCTTCGGGTACGGGCGCCTATCACGGCAAGTACGGCTTCGAGCAGTTCAGCCACAAGAAGACCGTGATGACCAAGCCGACCCGACCCGACTTGGGCGCCATGATCTACCCCCCGTATACAGAGAAGGCTCTCAAGCTCGCCAAGCGGCTCTTTTAA
- a CDS encoding acyl-CoA dehydrogenase family protein, with the protein MDFAMSAKGQDYHKRLSEFMIEFVFPAEHEYHAYRQEKGPDDHTVPPVIEDLKKLAKERGLWNLFLPAESGLTNLEYAPLAELTGWSMEIAPEVTNCAAPDTGNMETLHLFANEEQRKQWLEPLLNGEIRSAFAMTEPAVASSDARNIQTTMLRDGGEYVINGRKWWITGAADPRCKILIVMGRTNPDAASHQQQSMILVPVDTPGVDIQRSLPVFGWQDQHGHCEIVFDNVRVPVTNLLHEEGSGFAIAQARLGPGRIHHCMRAIGVAERALALMIERVNTRIAFGKPLADQGVVQQQVAQSRNEIEQARLLCHKAAWVIDQHGNKSKEAQVLVAQIKSVAPQMACNVIDRAIQVHGGAGVSDDTILARMYGWHRAMRLFDGPDEVHMRTIARAELGREKGAFAAAVTPRSAL; encoded by the coding sequence ATGGACTTCGCGATGTCGGCCAAGGGTCAGGACTACCACAAGCGGCTCTCCGAATTCATGATCGAATTCGTCTTCCCGGCCGAGCACGAGTACCACGCTTACCGGCAGGAGAAGGGTCCCGACGACCACACCGTCCCGCCGGTCATCGAAGACCTCAAGAAGCTGGCCAAGGAGCGGGGCCTGTGGAACCTCTTCCTGCCCGCCGAGTCGGGCCTGACCAACCTCGAGTACGCCCCGCTGGCCGAGCTGACCGGCTGGAGCATGGAGATCGCGCCCGAGGTGACCAACTGCGCGGCACCCGACACCGGCAACATGGAGACGTTGCATCTGTTCGCGAACGAGGAGCAGCGCAAGCAGTGGCTCGAACCGCTGCTCAACGGTGAGATCCGCAGCGCGTTCGCCATGACGGAGCCCGCGGTGGCCTCCAGCGACGCTCGCAACATCCAGACGACCATGCTGCGCGACGGCGGCGAGTACGTCATCAACGGCCGCAAGTGGTGGATCACCGGCGCCGCCGACCCCCGCTGCAAGATCCTCATCGTGATGGGCCGCACCAACCCGGATGCGGCCAGCCACCAGCAGCAGTCGATGATCCTGGTGCCCGTTGACACCCCTGGCGTCGACATCCAGCGTTCGCTGCCGGTGTTCGGTTGGCAGGACCAGCACGGGCACTGCGAGATCGTCTTCGACAACGTGCGGGTGCCCGTCACGAACCTGTTGCACGAGGAGGGCAGCGGGTTCGCGATCGCGCAGGCCCGCCTCGGACCTGGCCGCATCCACCACTGCATGCGTGCCATCGGCGTGGCCGAGCGTGCGTTGGCGTTGATGATCGAACGTGTCAACACCCGCATCGCGTTTGGCAAGCCGTTGGCCGACCAGGGCGTGGTGCAGCAGCAGGTTGCGCAGTCCCGCAACGAGATCGAGCAGGCCCGGTTGCTGTGTCACAAGGCGGCGTGGGTGATCGACCAGCACGGCAACAAGAGCAAGGAAGCCCAGGTGCTGGTCGCCCAGATCAAGTCGGTCGCACCACAGATGGCGTGCAACGTCATCGACCGCGCGATCCAGGTGCACGGCGGCGCCGGCGTCAGCGATGACACCATCCTGGCCCGGATGTACGGCTGGCACCGCGCGATGCGCCTGTTCGACGGCCCGGACGAGGTACACATGCGAACCATCGCGCGCGCCGAACTGGGCCGCGAGAAAGGCGCTTTCGCCGCGGCGGTGACGCCAAGGTCCGCTCTGTGA
- a CDS encoding haloacid dehalogenase type II, which yields MGARALAFDVFGTVVDWRSSVIAELEAFGKSHGVEQDWATFADNWRKGYLPAMDRVRRGELPWTRIDDLHRMILEELLRDAGITEVSDADVDRLNRAWHRLDPWPDTVEGLTRLKERFVITTLSNGNVSLLTNMAKRAGLPWDCVISAELFRHYKPDPEAYLGCADLLGVRPDELMLVAAHPGDLRAAQHVGLMAAYVARPLEYGPNQRAHQVTDGEFDVTATDFLDLADQLGV from the coding sequence ATGGGTGCGCGAGCGCTGGCGTTCGACGTGTTCGGCACCGTCGTCGACTGGCGCTCGAGCGTCATCGCCGAACTCGAGGCCTTCGGCAAAAGCCATGGGGTAGAACAGGATTGGGCGACATTCGCCGACAACTGGCGCAAGGGCTACCTGCCTGCGATGGACCGGGTGCGTCGCGGTGAGCTGCCGTGGACGAGGATCGACGACCTGCACCGCATGATCCTCGAGGAGCTGCTGCGCGACGCGGGCATCACGGAGGTCAGCGATGCGGACGTCGACCGGTTGAACCGTGCCTGGCATCGACTCGACCCGTGGCCGGACACCGTCGAGGGGCTCACCCGACTCAAGGAACGGTTCGTCATCACGACGCTGTCGAACGGCAACGTCTCGCTGCTGACGAACATGGCCAAGCGGGCGGGGCTGCCGTGGGACTGCGTGATCTCGGCCGAGCTGTTCCGCCACTACAAGCCCGACCCGGAGGCCTACCTTGGGTGCGCGGACCTGCTCGGCGTGCGACCCGACGAGCTGATGCTCGTCGCGGCCCATCCCGGCGACCTGCGCGCCGCGCAACACGTCGGTCTGATGGCTGCCTACGTCGCCCGCCCGCTGGAGTACGGACCCAATCAGCGAGCGCATCAGGTCACCGACGGTGAATTCGACGTAACAGCAACGGATTTTCTGGATCTCGCCGACCAGCTCGGCGTTTGA
- a CDS encoding TetR/AcrR family transcriptional regulator, with protein MPQHIASRGPGRPPAAKAAETRERIIRAAREVFSELGYDAATFQAIAIRAGLTRPAINHYFASKRVLWGQVVEQIDAQVVSAGKARAEEVTGLLDRLGAFFSAAMQTNSEDRSAAAFLVTSVLESQRHPELISDEHDSLRTSREFITWAVNEAIANGELTTDTNVTELVELLVAMIWGMGFYAGFVGGHEDLAGVVHNFQKLLASTLWNLRP; from the coding sequence GTGCCGCAACATATCGCGAGTAGGGGTCCGGGTCGCCCACCCGCAGCTAAGGCAGCGGAAACGCGGGAGCGCATCATACGAGCCGCGAGAGAAGTCTTCAGCGAACTCGGATACGACGCGGCGACGTTTCAGGCGATCGCCATCCGCGCCGGTCTGACACGTCCGGCGATCAACCACTACTTCGCAAGTAAGCGGGTGTTGTGGGGCCAGGTCGTCGAACAAATCGACGCGCAGGTAGTTAGCGCCGGCAAAGCGCGCGCGGAGGAAGTGACGGGGCTGCTCGACCGGCTGGGGGCGTTCTTCAGCGCGGCGATGCAGACCAATTCCGAAGACCGTTCGGCGGCAGCATTTCTCGTCACCTCGGTCCTGGAGTCTCAGCGCCACCCCGAACTGATCAGCGACGAGCACGATTCGCTGCGGACGTCACGCGAGTTCATCACCTGGGCGGTCAACGAGGCGATCGCGAACGGCGAACTCACCACCGACACGAACGTCACCGAGCTCGTGGAGCTGCTCGTGGCGATGATCTGGGGAATGGGTTTCTACGCCGGTTTCGTCGGCGGTCACGAAGACCTCGCCGGGGTGGTCCACAACTTCCAGAAGCTGCTGGCGTCCACACTCTGGAACCTGCGCCCCTAG